A single region of the Gossypium arboreum isolate Shixiya-1 chromosome 12, ASM2569848v2, whole genome shotgun sequence genome encodes:
- the LOC108477281 gene encoding putative protein NRT1/ PTR FAMILY 2.14 isoform X1, with the protein MSGTCSSFSPSEEEIGAADLQDTNTNQRKPAGWKAMPFVLGNETFERLASFGLMANFMVYLQSEYHMNQVKAATLLNTWSAASNFAPVIGAYVSDAFIGKFWTIAFGSFSSLLGMIIMTVTALLPQLRPPPCSHEGQLHGQCVGQNKAQLGILIASLCWLSIGTGGIRPCSIPFSVDQFDLTTEEGRKGNNSFYNLYYTTQTIVLLITQTVVVYIQNDISWALGFGIPTLCMLFAIVLFFVGTKVYIYIKPEGSVFAAVAQVFVAAYKKRQLNLPVDEVDGQFYNPPFSRSLLPELHPTRQYSCLNKAALIVGDEVKQDGLCENPWKLCSVQQVEDVKCLINIIPIWLTSVLGFLAMNQQGTFTVAQALKMDLHFGPSIKIPAGSVGVITLIAIAIWLPFYDGVVVAALEKVTKQEGGITLLQRIGIGNLFSILTMLVSGFIETERRLSALSHGGTDGIAPMTVMWLTPQLILIGFSEIFSIVGLIEFYNKQFPEHMRSIGNSLIYLTFSFASYASSTVISVVHDVSARHGSNWLSDDINTSKLDYFYFLIAGISSLNFLFFLFCARRYHYRSSVKLM; encoded by the exons ATGTCAGGGACTTGCAGTTCTTTCTCTCCATCAGAAGAAGAAATAGGTGCTGCAGATTTACAAGATACAAATACAAATCAAAGGAAGCCTGCAGGATGGAAAGCAATGCCTTTCGTCTTAG GAAATGAAACGTTTGAGAGATTGGCATCATTCGGGTTGATGGCAAATTTTATGGTGTATTTGCAGAGTGAGTATCACATGAACCAGGTTAAGGCTGCAACACTCCTTAACACCTGGTCTGCTGCTTCCAATTTTGCTCCGGTTATTGGTGCCTATGTCTCGGATGCATTCATCGGCAAATTCTGGACCATTGCTTTCGGTTCATTTTCATCTCTCCTG GGAATGATAATCATGACTGTAACAGCTTTGTTACCACAGCTGCGTCCTCCGCCATGCTCCCATGAAGGACAACTACATGGGCAATGCGTAGGCCAGAATAAAGCTCAACTTGGCATTTTGATTGCAAGCTTGTGTTGGTTGTCCATTGGCACTGGTGGAATCAGGCCATGTAGCATTCCCTTCAGTGTTGATCAATTTGATTTAACAACCGAAGAAGGCAGAAAAGGAAACAACAGTTTCTACAATTTGTACTACACTACTCAAACAATTGTTCTGTTGATTACTCAGACTGTTGTGGTTTATATCCAAAATGATATTAGCTGGGCCTTAGGCTTTGGGATTCCAACACTCTGCATGCTCTTCGCTATTGTTTTGTTCTTTGTTGGAACAAAAGTTTACATATACATAAAGCCGGAAGGAAGCGTCTTTGCTGCTGTAGCACAAGTGTTTGTTGCCGCTTACAAAAAACGACAGCTTAATCTTCCAGTTGATGAAGTAGATGGGCAATTCTATAATCCTCCATTCAGCAGAAGCTTGCTTCCAGAACTCCATCCCACCAGACAGTACAG TTGCTTAAATAAAGCGGCTTTAATCGTGGGTGATGAAGTGAAGCAAGATGGTTTATGCGAGAATCCATGGAAGCTTTGTAGTGTTCAACAAGTTGAAGATGTTAAATGCCTAATAAACATTATCCCCATTTGGCTTACCAGCGTCCTTGGTTTCCTAGCCATGAATCAACAAGGAACTTTCACGGTAGCACAAGCCCTTAAGATGGATTTGCACTTTGGTCCCAGCATAAAGATCCCTGCCGGTTCAGTTGGCGTCATTACGCTGATTGCAATCGCAATATGGCTACCATTTTACGATGGAGTCGTAGTAGCAGCGCTCGAGAAAGTCACAAAGCAAGAAGGTGGAATCACACTTCTCCAAAGAATAGGAATTGGGAACCTTTTCTCAATCCTAACAATGTTAGTTTCAGGGTTCATTGAAACAGAAAGAAGACTGTCAGCCCTTTCGCATGGCGGCACTGATGGAATTGCTCCAATGACAGTCATGTGGTTAACGCCTCAGCTAATCCTGATTGGATTCTCCGAGATCTTCAGTATCGTTGGACTTATCGAATTTTACAACAAGCAGTTCCCGGAGCATATGAGAAGCATCGGAAATTCTCTAATCTATCTCACCTTTTCTTTCGCAAGCTATGCGAGCAGCACCGTGATCAGTGTTGTGCATGATGTGAGTGCAAGGCATGGCTCGAATTGGTTGTCTGACGACATCAACACTAGCAAATTGGACTATTTCTACTTCCTAATAGCAGGGATATCTTCTCtgaatttccttttctttctcttctgCGCTCGAAGGTATCACTATAGGAGTAGTGTAAAATTAATGTAG
- the LOC108477281 gene encoding putative protein NRT1/ PTR FAMILY 2.14 isoform X2, with protein MNQVKAATLLNTWSAASNFAPVIGAYVSDAFIGKFWTIAFGSFSSLLGMIIMTVTALLPQLRPPPCSHEGQLHGQCVGQNKAQLGILIASLCWLSIGTGGIRPCSIPFSVDQFDLTTEEGRKGNNSFYNLYYTTQTIVLLITQTVVVYIQNDISWALGFGIPTLCMLFAIVLFFVGTKVYIYIKPEGSVFAAVAQVFVAAYKKRQLNLPVDEVDGQFYNPPFSRSLLPELHPTRQYSCLNKAALIVGDEVKQDGLCENPWKLCSVQQVEDVKCLINIIPIWLTSVLGFLAMNQQGTFTVAQALKMDLHFGPSIKIPAGSVGVITLIAIAIWLPFYDGVVVAALEKVTKQEGGITLLQRIGIGNLFSILTMLVSGFIETERRLSALSHGGTDGIAPMTVMWLTPQLILIGFSEIFSIVGLIEFYNKQFPEHMRSIGNSLIYLTFSFASYASSTVISVVHDVSARHGSNWLSDDINTSKLDYFYFLIAGISSLNFLFFLFCARRYHYRSSVKLM; from the exons ATGAACCAGGTTAAGGCTGCAACACTCCTTAACACCTGGTCTGCTGCTTCCAATTTTGCTCCGGTTATTGGTGCCTATGTCTCGGATGCATTCATCGGCAAATTCTGGACCATTGCTTTCGGTTCATTTTCATCTCTCCTG GGAATGATAATCATGACTGTAACAGCTTTGTTACCACAGCTGCGTCCTCCGCCATGCTCCCATGAAGGACAACTACATGGGCAATGCGTAGGCCAGAATAAAGCTCAACTTGGCATTTTGATTGCAAGCTTGTGTTGGTTGTCCATTGGCACTGGTGGAATCAGGCCATGTAGCATTCCCTTCAGTGTTGATCAATTTGATTTAACAACCGAAGAAGGCAGAAAAGGAAACAACAGTTTCTACAATTTGTACTACACTACTCAAACAATTGTTCTGTTGATTACTCAGACTGTTGTGGTTTATATCCAAAATGATATTAGCTGGGCCTTAGGCTTTGGGATTCCAACACTCTGCATGCTCTTCGCTATTGTTTTGTTCTTTGTTGGAACAAAAGTTTACATATACATAAAGCCGGAAGGAAGCGTCTTTGCTGCTGTAGCACAAGTGTTTGTTGCCGCTTACAAAAAACGACAGCTTAATCTTCCAGTTGATGAAGTAGATGGGCAATTCTATAATCCTCCATTCAGCAGAAGCTTGCTTCCAGAACTCCATCCCACCAGACAGTACAG TTGCTTAAATAAAGCGGCTTTAATCGTGGGTGATGAAGTGAAGCAAGATGGTTTATGCGAGAATCCATGGAAGCTTTGTAGTGTTCAACAAGTTGAAGATGTTAAATGCCTAATAAACATTATCCCCATTTGGCTTACCAGCGTCCTTGGTTTCCTAGCCATGAATCAACAAGGAACTTTCACGGTAGCACAAGCCCTTAAGATGGATTTGCACTTTGGTCCCAGCATAAAGATCCCTGCCGGTTCAGTTGGCGTCATTACGCTGATTGCAATCGCAATATGGCTACCATTTTACGATGGAGTCGTAGTAGCAGCGCTCGAGAAAGTCACAAAGCAAGAAGGTGGAATCACACTTCTCCAAAGAATAGGAATTGGGAACCTTTTCTCAATCCTAACAATGTTAGTTTCAGGGTTCATTGAAACAGAAAGAAGACTGTCAGCCCTTTCGCATGGCGGCACTGATGGAATTGCTCCAATGACAGTCATGTGGTTAACGCCTCAGCTAATCCTGATTGGATTCTCCGAGATCTTCAGTATCGTTGGACTTATCGAATTTTACAACAAGCAGTTCCCGGAGCATATGAGAAGCATCGGAAATTCTCTAATCTATCTCACCTTTTCTTTCGCAAGCTATGCGAGCAGCACCGTGATCAGTGTTGTGCATGATGTGAGTGCAAGGCATGGCTCGAATTGGTTGTCTGACGACATCAACACTAGCAAATTGGACTATTTCTACTTCCTAATAGCAGGGATATCTTCTCtgaatttccttttctttctcttctgCGCTCGAAGGTATCACTATAGGAGTAGTGTAAAATTAATGTAG